The proteins below come from a single Vanacampus margaritifer isolate UIUO_Vmar chromosome 10, RoL_Vmar_1.0, whole genome shotgun sequence genomic window:
- the glra4a gene encoding glycine receptor, alpha 4a isoform X1 — translation MLPQVIRILYVLSFCFFQGGFIRLSSCKEEIKPPARTPQLSPSDFLDKLMGRTSGYDARIRPNFKGPPVNVTCNIFINSFGSITETTMDYRLNVFLRQKWNDPRLAYSEYPDDSLDLDPSMLDSIWKPDLFFANEKGANFHEVTTDNKLLRIFQDGSVLYSISESFIFALLTVGYTMNDLIFEWLSENPVQVADDLTLPQFVLEDEMDLGYCTKYYNTGKFTCIEVKFHLERQMGYYLIQMYIPSLLIVILSWVSFWINMDAAPARVGLGITTVLTMTTQSSGSRASLPKVSYVKAIDIWMAVCLLFVFAALLEYAAVNFVSRQHKEFIRLRKKQRQQRIELACLNGSVESLRNVSVIPASDTTCGSVTEHCGACIRDEEMLRDSRGFYFRGYGLGHCLQSKDGTAVEGPTVFGPPPPVTVHDGEFLHKRFVDRAKRIDTISRAVFPLSFLIFNIFYWITYKVLRHEDIHANL, via the exons GCTGAGCTCCTGTAAGGAGGAGATAAAGCCCCCCGCCAGGACACCGCAGCTGTCGCCTTCCGACTTCCTGGACAAGCTCATGGGACGAACATCGGGTTATGATGCCCGCATCAGACCCAACTTCAAAG GCCCGCCCGTGAACGTCACCTGCAATATTTTCATCAACAGCTTCGGCTCTATCACAGAAACCACCATG GACTACAGGCTCAACGTGTTCCTACGCCAAAAATGGAACGACCCCCGTCTGGCGTACAGCGAATACCCGGACGACTCTCTGGATCTGGATCCGTCCATGCTGGACTCCATCTGGAAGCCCGATTTGTTTTTTGCCAACGAGAAGGGCGCCAACTTCCACGAGGTCACCACTGACAACAAGCTACTGAGGATTTTCCAAGATGGCAGCGTTCTGTACAGCATCAG tgaatcctTTATTTTCGCTCTTCTCACAGTCGGCTACACCATGAACGACCTGATCTTCGAGTGGCTCTCTGAGAATCCCGTCCAAGTAGCCGACGACCTCACCTTACCCCAGTTTGTGCTCGAAGACGAGATGGATTTAGGCTACTGCACCAAATATTACAACACAG GTAAATTCACCTGCATAGAAGTGAAGTTCCACCTGGAGCGTCAGATGGGCTACTACTTGATCCAGATGTACATCCCCTCGCTCCTCATCGTCATCCTGTCGTGGGTGTCCTTCTGGATCAATATGGACGCCGCCCCCGCCAGGGTGGGCCTGGGCATCACCACTGTGCTCACCATGACCACGCAGAGCTCCGGCTCACGGGCCTCCCTGCCGAAG GTGTCCTACGTGAAGGCCATTGACATCTGGATGGCGGTGTGTCTTCTGTTTGTGTTCGCCGCCCTGCTGGAGTACGCAGCGGTCAACTTTGTCTCCAGGCAGCACAAGGAGTTCATCAGGCTGAGGAAAAAGCAGCGGCAGCAAAGAATC GAGCTGGCCTGTCTGAACGGGAGTGTCGAGTCGTTGCGGAACGTGAGCGTCATTCCCGCTAGCGATACCACCTGCGGGAGTGTGACTGAGCACTGCGGCGCCTGTATCAGG GACGAGGAGATGTTGCGCGACAGCCGCGGTTTCTATTTCCGGGGCTACGGCTTGGGCCACTGCCTCCAGTCCAAAGACGGCACGGCCGTGGAGGGGCCCACCGTCTTCGGCCCGCCGCCTCCCGTGACGGTACACGACGGCGAGTTCCTCCACAAGCGCTTCGTGGACCGGGCCAAGCGCATCGACACCATCTCCAGAGCCGTCTTCCCGTTAAGCTTCCTCATCTTCAATATCTTCTACTGGATCACCTACAAAGTGCTGCGACACGAGGACATCCATGCCAATTTGTAA
- the glra4a gene encoding glycine receptor, alpha 4a isoform X2 has product MLPQVIRILYVLSFCFFQGGFIRLSSCKEEIKPPARTPQLSPSDFLDKLMGRTSGYDARIRPNFKGPPVNVTCNIFINSFGSITETTMDYRLNVFLRQKWNDPRLAYSEYPDDSLDLDPSMLDSIWKPDLFFANEKGANFHEVTTDNKLLRIFQDGSVLYSIRLTLILSCPMDLKNFPMDIQTCTMQLESFGYTMNDLIFEWLSENPVQVADDLTLPQFVLEDEMDLGYCTKYYNTGKFTCIEVKFHLERQMGYYLIQMYIPSLLIVILSWVSFWINMDAAPARVGLGITTVLTMTTQSSGSRASLPKVSYVKAIDIWMAVCLLFVFAALLEYAAVNFVSRQHKEFIRLRKKQRQQRIELACLNGSVESLRNVSVIPASDTTCGSVTEHCGACIRDEEMLRDSRGFYFRGYGLGHCLQSKDGTAVEGPTVFGPPPPVTVHDGEFLHKRFVDRAKRIDTISRAVFPLSFLIFNIFYWITYKVLRHEDIHANL; this is encoded by the exons GCTGAGCTCCTGTAAGGAGGAGATAAAGCCCCCCGCCAGGACACCGCAGCTGTCGCCTTCCGACTTCCTGGACAAGCTCATGGGACGAACATCGGGTTATGATGCCCGCATCAGACCCAACTTCAAAG GCCCGCCCGTGAACGTCACCTGCAATATTTTCATCAACAGCTTCGGCTCTATCACAGAAACCACCATG GACTACAGGCTCAACGTGTTCCTACGCCAAAAATGGAACGACCCCCGTCTGGCGTACAGCGAATACCCGGACGACTCTCTGGATCTGGATCCGTCCATGCTGGACTCCATCTGGAAGCCCGATTTGTTTTTTGCCAACGAGAAGGGCGCCAACTTCCACGAGGTCACCACTGACAACAAGCTACTGAGGATTTTCCAAGATGGCAGCGTTCTGTACAGCATCAG GCTGACTCTCATCCTGTCCTGCCCCATGGACTTGAAGAATTTCCCCATGGACATTCAGACGTGCACCATGCAGCTCGAGAGCT TCGGCTACACCATGAACGACCTGATCTTCGAGTGGCTCTCTGAGAATCCCGTCCAAGTAGCCGACGACCTCACCTTACCCCAGTTTGTGCTCGAAGACGAGATGGATTTAGGCTACTGCACCAAATATTACAACACAG GTAAATTCACCTGCATAGAAGTGAAGTTCCACCTGGAGCGTCAGATGGGCTACTACTTGATCCAGATGTACATCCCCTCGCTCCTCATCGTCATCCTGTCGTGGGTGTCCTTCTGGATCAATATGGACGCCGCCCCCGCCAGGGTGGGCCTGGGCATCACCACTGTGCTCACCATGACCACGCAGAGCTCCGGCTCACGGGCCTCCCTGCCGAAG GTGTCCTACGTGAAGGCCATTGACATCTGGATGGCGGTGTGTCTTCTGTTTGTGTTCGCCGCCCTGCTGGAGTACGCAGCGGTCAACTTTGTCTCCAGGCAGCACAAGGAGTTCATCAGGCTGAGGAAAAAGCAGCGGCAGCAAAGAATC GAGCTGGCCTGTCTGAACGGGAGTGTCGAGTCGTTGCGGAACGTGAGCGTCATTCCCGCTAGCGATACCACCTGCGGGAGTGTGACTGAGCACTGCGGCGCCTGTATCAGG GACGAGGAGATGTTGCGCGACAGCCGCGGTTTCTATTTCCGGGGCTACGGCTTGGGCCACTGCCTCCAGTCCAAAGACGGCACGGCCGTGGAGGGGCCCACCGTCTTCGGCCCGCCGCCTCCCGTGACGGTACACGACGGCGAGTTCCTCCACAAGCGCTTCGTGGACCGGGCCAAGCGCATCGACACCATCTCCAGAGCCGTCTTCCCGTTAAGCTTCCTCATCTTCAATATCTTCTACTGGATCACCTACAAAGTGCTGCGACACGAGGACATCCATGCCAATTTGTAA
- the glra4a gene encoding glycine receptor, alpha 4a isoform X3: MLPQVIRILYVLSFCFFQGGFIRLSSCKEEIKPPARTPQLSPSDFLDKLMGRTSGYDARIRPNFKGPPVNVTCNIFINSFGSITETTMDYRLNVFLRQKWNDPRLAYSEYPDDSLDLDPSMLDSIWKPDLFFANEKGANFHEVTTDNKLLRIFQDGSVLYSIRLTLILSCPMDLKNFPMDIQTCTMQLESFGYTMNDLIFEWLSENPVQVADDLTLPQFVLEDEMDLGYCTKYYNTGKFTCIEVKFHLERQMGYYLIQMYIPSLLIVILSWVSFWINMDAAPARVGLGITTVLTMTTQSSGSRASLPKVSYVKAIDIWMAVCLLFVFAALLEYAAVNFVSRQHKEFIRLRKKQRQQRIDEEMLRDSRGFYFRGYGLGHCLQSKDGTAVEGPTVFGPPPPVTVHDGEFLHKRFVDRAKRIDTISRAVFPLSFLIFNIFYWITYKVLRHEDIHANL, from the exons GCTGAGCTCCTGTAAGGAGGAGATAAAGCCCCCCGCCAGGACACCGCAGCTGTCGCCTTCCGACTTCCTGGACAAGCTCATGGGACGAACATCGGGTTATGATGCCCGCATCAGACCCAACTTCAAAG GCCCGCCCGTGAACGTCACCTGCAATATTTTCATCAACAGCTTCGGCTCTATCACAGAAACCACCATG GACTACAGGCTCAACGTGTTCCTACGCCAAAAATGGAACGACCCCCGTCTGGCGTACAGCGAATACCCGGACGACTCTCTGGATCTGGATCCGTCCATGCTGGACTCCATCTGGAAGCCCGATTTGTTTTTTGCCAACGAGAAGGGCGCCAACTTCCACGAGGTCACCACTGACAACAAGCTACTGAGGATTTTCCAAGATGGCAGCGTTCTGTACAGCATCAG GCTGACTCTCATCCTGTCCTGCCCCATGGACTTGAAGAATTTCCCCATGGACATTCAGACGTGCACCATGCAGCTCGAGAGCT TCGGCTACACCATGAACGACCTGATCTTCGAGTGGCTCTCTGAGAATCCCGTCCAAGTAGCCGACGACCTCACCTTACCCCAGTTTGTGCTCGAAGACGAGATGGATTTAGGCTACTGCACCAAATATTACAACACAG GTAAATTCACCTGCATAGAAGTGAAGTTCCACCTGGAGCGTCAGATGGGCTACTACTTGATCCAGATGTACATCCCCTCGCTCCTCATCGTCATCCTGTCGTGGGTGTCCTTCTGGATCAATATGGACGCCGCCCCCGCCAGGGTGGGCCTGGGCATCACCACTGTGCTCACCATGACCACGCAGAGCTCCGGCTCACGGGCCTCCCTGCCGAAG GTGTCCTACGTGAAGGCCATTGACATCTGGATGGCGGTGTGTCTTCTGTTTGTGTTCGCCGCCCTGCTGGAGTACGCAGCGGTCAACTTTGTCTCCAGGCAGCACAAGGAGTTCATCAGGCTGAGGAAAAAGCAGCGGCAGCAAAGAATC GACGAGGAGATGTTGCGCGACAGCCGCGGTTTCTATTTCCGGGGCTACGGCTTGGGCCACTGCCTCCAGTCCAAAGACGGCACGGCCGTGGAGGGGCCCACCGTCTTCGGCCCGCCGCCTCCCGTGACGGTACACGACGGCGAGTTCCTCCACAAGCGCTTCGTGGACCGGGCCAAGCGCATCGACACCATCTCCAGAGCCGTCTTCCCGTTAAGCTTCCTCATCTTCAATATCTTCTACTGGATCACCTACAAAGTGCTGCGACACGAGGACATCCATGCCAATTTGTAA